From Punica granatum isolate Tunisia-2019 chromosome 1, ASM765513v2, whole genome shotgun sequence:
TGTTCCCCTCTGGCACAGCGTGCTCGTTTCAAAACCTTGAGGTTCTGAAGATAGGAACTTGCAGTGCATTGGAAGTGGTGTATGAAATAGAGGAGAATGCAGGTTCTGATCTTTCTGTCACCAAACTGAAAAAGCTTTCTCTCACTGATTTGGCGAATTTGCAGCACATATGGAGAAGGGACCCGAGAGGGATCCTCAGCTTTCAGAATTTGAGCTCAGTCACAGTTATGGGATGCAGCAGCCTCGGGTATCTCTTCCATGCCTCTGTGGCAAAAGCCCTCGTCCAGCTTGTTGAGCTGGAGGTAAGAGATTCAAGCCTCGAGGTAGTTGCTGCGGAAGATAAAGGCGTGCCACCCGCTAGTGTCCTGGAATTTGTTTTCCCTCGAGCTACCAAGCTGGAGCTCTCAGACCTGCCGCAGCTCAAAAGTTTCTACCCAGGCAAATATATTTCTCGATGGCCCTCGCTGAGAGAGTTGATGATCTCCAAGAGCAGCAAGGTTGAGATATTTGCTTTCGACTCGAAGAAATCCCAAGCAGTAACCAGGAATGGCAATCAAGCTGAACAACCCCTGCTCTTGGTTGACAAGGTACATGCTTCCTATGCCAGACTCTCTCCCCTagattatgaaaattaattatcgacACACATTAGATGAGCAGAACAGGAATAATGAGATATTTCTAGCTACGTACTAATTTGAGTGCGAAATGGGGATTATGAATGATGAAGCATGCATCGGGTGAGCTTTCAATTTTTGTAACTTTGTGTTATATACATAAGAGATAACTTTCGGATGATCTTGGCAGGGAACATTTTCCAATGTGGAAACCCTGCATATGCAACACAACGATAACATGAGACAGATCATATGGAGTGGGCGACACCGTCCCAATCTGACATGCTTCTCATCAGGGGTCCACTTCCACTTCGCGAACCTCACGACCTCTGAAAGTTGAGAATTGTCACTCTTTGGAGAACATACTTACCCCAAACATGGTGTCGGAACTCCCTTGGCTTGGAACCCTTGAAATTAGGGACTGCAGGATGCTGGAGGCAGTGATTGTAGGAGAGAAGAAAGCGAGAAGACGTAACATCAGGCTTGAAAAGTTGAGATATATAACTCTAGAGTCCTTGCCCAAGTTGGTTAGCTTCTTTCCACATAGTTGCTTATTTGAATGTCCATCTTTGATGAACATGACCATAAAAAACTGTCCTGAAATGAGGACATTCCTCACTCTCCATGCCCGAAAGAGAAATTGTCAATCCGGTGGGTGAAAGAAGCAAAAGAGCGTGCGAGGATAGTGGTGACATTAACATCCCTCAAGAACCCTTCTTCTGTGAAAAGGTCGGTTTACTAttggaaaaggaaacaaatttAAATCAAGTATATTTATGGTTGCTCTTGATACAAATTGCAACTCCACATCACCTCACATATAGCATTTGACGACTGTATTTGATTTGTTGATGATTGACATTTACTGCCGTTCCATGGTGATATTTGCTGGAAAAGTACATGCATTTCCACATGTGTTTGTGCTTTATTTCGTGCAAAGAATGGAGGAAGAATTGTTTAGGATTGAATCTTGTCCGCCTACTAATAATACAGTCGAATTGATGCAAACTGCAGGTTCTGTTCCCTAGCTTGCAAATATTGGTGCTTTCCCACATGGAGAGCTTGAGCATCATATGGCATGACCTACTTGCAGAGAAGTCGTTTGATCAACTGAGGGATGTCAAGATCGATCATTGCAAAAAGCTGATGAGAATATTTCCGCCCAAAACCACCCTTGAAAGATTCAGGAATCTGGAGAAGCTGCGTATAGCTTATTGTGATTCATTGGAAGGGGTGTTTGACATTGCCGGGCGGTGCCATGATCCTGTAATAAAGATGTCGTTGAGAGCACTGTGTCTGTCTAATTTGCCAAAGCTACTGAGTATGTGCAATGCAGATATTGGTGGAACCATCAGCTTTGACGACCTGAAGCCCGTGCAAGTTATTGCATGTCCAAAACTTGAAATTTCTAGGGGGATTGCCTTTACACTAGAAGAAAGTCAGGATCTAGAAGAAAGTTTAGATGCAGACTACTCTAGCGACTGAAAGTCAGGATATTGATGGCAGTGTCAGCTTTGAAGACCTGAAGCCAGAGCTAGTTATTGAATGCCCAAATCTCAAAAAATTTTGGGGATTGGCTTCGTTACTGAATGATGcaaaagaaggagatgaagtATAATTGTCGCTCATACTTCTACATTCTTGCAGCTTTAGGAAAGATGTCTATTTATCTGGTTGTGATGAAGGAACATTTTGCTCTGGTCAACACATACATAATTTGTTCAATTTCTTCGTTGCTGTCAGACCTATTGTTGCGAGACCTCACTCGCAATTACACTTAACTACCATTACCTCCTGCATTGTCAATTTCTCGCATACTGAACATGTATCTATATGTTATATACAGTGGCATATGGATACATTTTGTTAGTCAGTCTTATTTTTCTCGTAGTTGGAAACAGTGAAAAGCTTTTAGTAAGCCTTCGTAGGatcaaaattttacttaaaaaaaaaaagttgcaaAAGTGGTTTATATCGATCCAATAATTATCTACCATGAAAACGGATGTTTTAGTAAATAGGTTAAGGCTGAGAGCAGAGTCCTTACTTAGCAAAAAAAGAGAGCAGAGTCCTTACGTCCTCTGCTTCCCAAATCATTTTCCgcccaaaataaaaagaaaaaaaatgatacaaCTTCAATAATCTCGATGACTCATGTCAATATATAAGAATATTCTACATATCATCGTGTTTTTCAGGAAGaggtataaataaatattcgtATGTCCCCTGCTGCATAGATTTAGTTCTCTACAAGAAACAAGATCTTGTGGTGCTGGAAACCTTTTTATAGCATGAATGGATGTGAATCCTACGGAAGAATCTAATAAATTATACAGACCATAAGAACCCAGGAATAAATCGAGATATACCAACACCTTGCATGGAAATATAATGCAGTTGCAATGAATAGTAGGAtaaaatccatatatattCCATGGAGTCTTGTTATAGGACAGTGATACCTTCTCAGCTTTCTTAAACCGCGGTGTCATGTAAAACTGTTGTATTCCAAATATTATatcaacatacatatatataaatatatatatatacatatatgaaagCAATAACACGGTGGGCTTGGTCAGATAAATCGGTTGGTTCCTAAATAGAATTTTCTTAGATTTTTTAGCTTTTttcaaaaacaattttttaaaattttgtgaaatatgtgaatatagatttgtgggatCAGTcgttattttcttaattttctatGCTTTCtatgaaaatgaattttttaaggGCTAATTTCACCGTacaagaagatattttgaaaaatttcacCACATAACACATATCGTCATAATTTCACCAAATCgcacgatattttgaaattttttcacaGCATACCGCGAAATGCAATAATTTCATTGTATggcacaaaatttcaaaaaattttcatggCATAGCACAATATTAGTTTTCCATCAATGACCTAATGAAGATCTCACGTGGCCGTGTATGGCTGGGATGAACAAGGGTGGGCCAACAATGTCAGCCACGTCAGATATTCGTTAGGTCATTGATGGAAAACTAACGTCGTGCTATgctatgaaatttttttaaaattttgtgccATACGGTGAAATTATTACGTTTCATGCTATGctatgaaaaaatttcaaaatatcgtgcAATTGAATGAAATTATGACGATACGTGTTATGgggtgaaaattttcaaaatatcatgtTGTACAGTGAAATTAATCCTTATagtagttttaattttaaaaaaaatttaaagatatAAACATAGATTTCTGGGACCGgtctctattttttattttttaaaaatttcttatgacaaataaaacaaaaatattttgattttcagCATTTTAACTAGAactgtttattatttttttaaaaataaaagtattttaTGACGAATTTCAGATAAAATAAATCACATAAGATCATATTAGATTTTCAATAAAggaattacattatatatacatatatgatgtGGTACATAtgcttttcaaaaatatcatATTCTTATAGATATGATATGTTATCTATACTATATTCTATATGATATGTCATAAATAACAAGAGTACCACACAAAAATTGTAACCGGTCATGCTCTGAAAGATATTTTTTTGGCCATGTGCTTggaaataattttactttcttGATTTTTAGCTTTCcttaaaaacaaatttttgcaatttttattttaaaaaaatataaatataatgaacttttaatttttttaaagcatataaatatagatttatgaGACTagtcattaatttttatattttttgaatttcttgaaaattattttaatttttatttttaaaaataaaaatatttttatgacAAGATCCGAATAACACAAATCACTTAAGACCatatttgcttttcaaaaaataaattaaattatattcgATATAGATATGGTGTgttatgttatatattttgCATTTCACAAAAACAGATtcgattatattttttttatagatacgatatgttatctatatatattctatttaatatattataaatagcggAGGGTAAACACATAAACAGTGACCGATTCGGCTCTAAAAATATTGCTACCACTAGACGTgagttcttcaattttttgcaCACCTTGggtttattttattacatatACCATTAGCTTGTGCGACACATGGGTTTCACGACTAGTATGTACATATAAGCAAGAACATGGTAGGCTTAGCCATATGGTCTCAGAACGTTTAGTTGGTGTATGAAACTTTGTccttttttgagtttttacttttatattaatttttaatacaaagatagttttttattaattttcaaaagatgCTTTATAATAAGATATGAATAAAACGAAATACTTTTTTAGTTTTCTAAAGTGATACTGTTAGTTACATAATTAATGAATCAcaaacttttgaatttttaaaatttaaatacgattttgagtttttctaattttaatattgaatattagaaattaacatatcaaaattttacgaattttttatattaacatgctagaattttataatttcttttaatattgATCACTAAATGGAGCTTTCTCGATCTTTTGagtttctctaatttttataataatttttagaaaattgtttttttaaatttttttgaaagatATTATATGATAAGATCCgaataatacaaaatatttccttattcatatatatctaatatagtagatttttttattgattatgAATTACAATTTATAATAGTTTAAAACACAcagaatatattataaaattgaaagaaaaagaaaaaaataaatcaagttCTATCCGTGCAGTGCATGGGCTCCATGACTAGTACATATGAAAATAAGAATATGATCAACCAGCCATATGGCCTTTGAATGCACGGTTactgaatgaaattttatcGGTTTTTAATGgttttatttaagaaataaaaatttaatttttaaatataaagatATAGGTTTGTGTGACTtgtcattattttctcaatttttttagcTTCCTTTGAAAAcgaattattaaattttaaattttaaacaacGTTCAAATTACTGAATAGAGTTTTTTCAGATCTTTTGAGCTTTTGTAAAacaaataatttgaattttcaaatatatagatatagatttgtgggaccgatcattatttttttttctattttttaagctttctttaaaaaattttaaaatttaaaatttaaattattaagttttttaaaacatataaatttagATTTGTGGGACTGATGGTTGTTTCTCGGTTTTATGAGCTtttcttacaaaataaaattttaattttattaaaatattcatttcAATAAATTCAGTACATTCATTCACATCCCAACATCTGTGAACTATGGTCATATGTGCCAACTTCTGTTTAATTATATTCGCACGAATGATTTAAAATTCTGAATCTCGTgcccttttattaattatttatgataTCTCTTTTATTGTGCTATGTTTTGGGCCTCTTTGtgactggaaaaaaaaaattctgatcTCCAGCTTCTATACTCATCGAATACAAAGAGTAAACGCAGGGCAATATGGGATGCAAAGATGCAGGTGAAGGAGTTTGCTCCGCTCTCCTTATAATATCAAGTAATGAGTGCAATTTAGTCTTGTATTCGTAGCTCATAGCTTTGAGTTTTGTATTGGGGGATAATGTATCAGATCTCGGACTTGATATGGTCCCAATATGCGGTCCTTGAACCAGGTCTTGTACCGCATTTGATGTTCATGTTCCTGCCGAGGACCATATCTCAAGGACGGGCTAGTTCTTTTGCTGGAGAAGAACCTCAGTGTGGAGAATGTGAATCTCTTATATTACATCCATCACATGGTTCGATACATCCATTCCTGAACAAGTAGGTGAGCTTGCTTTGCAAGTTGCAACGGCGGTACAAATCAAAGACGTCCCATTCACGAATGATAACTTGAACCATTGAatatctacatctatatattgtATTGTTCGCGCAGTTAAGATAGAGCTTGTCCCGACGGAGGCAGGTTGGATATTGAAAGAGGGGATCCATAGATTTGGATGAGGAAGAAATGCACAAAGGAATAATAATGGATGAAGCCGAGGAAGATCTTGCCAGAGTAATGAGCCTAAACCGCATAATGTATAGTTCCATCTATCGATGTTATTAAGTATAACAAAAGCAACATGTTCGAACTCGCTATGACTAGAACAAGATGTAAATGCATATATCGACctctaaatatttattttttagtatacTCAACCATGTATAAATCGAGGCCAGATAATTCATGTCCTAATCGAACCAACTATCGAAAATACCATATGTATCGCGGCTAGCGGATCAGTGTCTGGTAACATTTTTCCTGCAAGTttataaacaacgggttgctCGGATTGGATTACgaaatgtaaaaagaaaactcTTAGCCGGGCACTGGTCTCGACGGAGTTTTCTCGACAAAGTGGAGGAGGGGACAGGACATGATTTCTAGAGAGAGactttagagagagagagagagagagagtatgtGCGTTAAAAATCGGGACTTTCGTTCCACATTTTTCCCGTCGGTGACGTCTCCGATTTGCTGAGTGGAGATGGGAAGAGAACCTCCCCGCGGCGCCTCGAACAAGCTGAAGGTCAGGAGAATCGATTCGCTCCAGACTGGGACCGGCGTGGATGACGTCAAGCTCTTCATCTCCTCCGACAGAAAGTCGAGCTTCGAGAGGAGCTACTACAATCGGGAAGTCCTCAATGGCAGGCGACTCGACCTGTCCGACTTCGGCAAGTCCGACATCCCGGCCATGATCGACGCAATGGGGTGGACGCCCATCGCATGCATGGACCACCCGATCTATCCCCGGCTCGTGAGGCTCTTCTACTGCAACTTGGAGTTCGACAGGGACCGACCGTCGATCACCTCACTCGTCAACGGCAAGTCGATTCACCTCACCTGTGATTCTCTCAGCGCGATGCTCGGCATCCCGAACCAGGGCGTCAAGTACTACAAGACCGGTACTTGGGGGAGCGACGACTGCTATTTATTGGATGCTCTGAGGTTGGTGTGCGGCGATGATCGGATCACGACCTGTTCCCGGCCCCACTACCGCTCCCTGCCGGCCCGGAGCCGTCTCTTGCACAACATGGTGATTAGCATGTTGCTGCCAAGAGGAAGCAGCCGGGAACGGGTCTCGAGGATGGACTTGTTCTTGCTCAAGAAGATCCTGTGTGGGGAGAGGGCGAACCTTCCCTACATGATCATCCGTCACATGATAAATTCGGTTGACAACAGGTACTTGCCCTTCGGGATGCTATTGACCAAAGTGTTCGGCGCATGCGGTGTCGATATAACCAAGAACGAGTTTCATGAGACTCTGAAGAGGAAAGAAGTCTACAACTCACACACCATTCTTAGGATGGGATATGTCCCAACAGATGCGGGTCAGAAATCGAAGGGAGCACCGGGAGAAGACGAGGAGGAACAGGGAgatgaggaggaagaggaggcgcCTGCAGCCATGGAAGAAGACGAGGGGAAGCGGGCATCTATGGATgacgaggaagaggaaaagctgACTTCAGTAGCGGATGCAGCGCGGGGAGATATATCGCTCGATGGGCCTAgaggcagcagcagcagtgAGGCTGATAACGTTACCGAGTCTCTGAGTAAGCTGGCTGCTCGGGTTGATATGGTGGCATCATCACTCGAGAACCTCCGGTTCCAACAGGAGCAAGGATTGGCAAGCCTGACTGCAAAGCTGGACGGATTGATGATCTTCCTGAATCACCACTTTTGCCCTTATCCTCCGCCGCCGCCTCCCTTCACCGGCTAAACTAGTAAGCAGCTGTGTTCATGCATGTAGGTATGATAGCCCATATGAGCTATGTGTTTTTTGAATGTAAGCTAAGTTTTGATATGCTAGAGTAGTAGTAACTTTTGCTGCTTTGCATCTGAAGCCTCTAACTTAATGCAGATTATTCGTAGTAAGGGATGTTCAGTTTCgatctcttcctctctttgaGCTTTGAGTATGATCTGATAAATGGTGCAAATATTCAGGGAGTTTATTCGAAATGGCTGTTTATATAACAAAGAATGACAAGTATAACACTATTCGGGTACAATTATTCACATCCAATCATCGTTCATATTCTTGAATATCTTCCACAGAAATAATATGGGTCAATATACATAGCGCAAGTATTCGGAAGTTCATTCAAAGCGCATATAAATGGTGGAGACTAACCATCACTTTCTTCAGCTATTGTTTCTGCTTTCCAAACAATATCCTTCAGCCCTGCCGAGAGCATCTTGTAGAACTGCAGAATATGACCCAAAATTTACAAACTTAACTGATCGCTAGGGAAATGCTGCACATCTTAGTTTCATAGACATATATCAAGATTTTTTAGTGTAATTAGATTAATTCAGTCGCGGCCATGTAGAACTCCAAGAAGAGATTAGAACAGTCATCACTAATATTTTTACCTTGTGAAACTCCAAGGTATCTCCTCCCGACTTGCGAACCTCGACCATGTAAAGTGAAGGTGCCATCTCAAAAATCTGAAACATATGCACGTAGAACTAATTAGACAAGAATTAAAATAAGCTATAGTTTCACAAGCAGTGGTAATATTCTATCAGTGATTCTGTGCAAGCGTTTCAGTTCAACTTGGAAATGAGGAGGCATAATAGTACCTCTGTCGCAACAGCTAAATGACCCTTCCTTCCATTTGTCTCTGCCAGCAGCTTTATCTGCAGTTGGCAATAAGAATGAGAACCCATCAACATTTCGGGAAACTGATTGTTCATTGATCAATATCTTCCCTCTAAAAGAATGATCCCATCTCTTAAGCTCACTTGCACCTAACTACAGAAAAACTAGGTTGTAATACATTAGATCAGATAGTAccttgaaattatttttcttgacATCAAAACCCATTGGCGTAGCAGCTTCCTCGATCTTTGCAAGTATCTGATCAACTGAGCATTTAGAAGTGAACCTCGTTTCTCTTTTGATAATTCCCTATGATACCAAATCACAAGAATCAACTCTCTTATATTGTATATCCATGAACAATGCCATAAGATAGCATCTAATCATCATAATTATTAACATATGAAATGCAGAGTGATCATTAAACTACTTGAACTTCACATTTTAAAGAGATGTAGCACACAAGATCCTGTTTAGGTGAGAAAATATGAGTCCCTGCTTGCTACTCACAAATAGTCAATCGGCTATATAAAATGAGTTATTCTTGACTCCTCATTTGGACCATTCATTTCCTTGTCAAATGTTAGTTACACACTTCATTTAATGCAGAAAGTGTAAAGGAACATACCATTTGTTTTTCAAAAAGTGTATTGAGGTTAAGTCCCTGGGATTTAGAGATCAGCTCAAAAGCATTCATAGTCACGGGAGTAATAGAACCGTATTCCTGCCTTTCCATCACAAGGTTTTGAGGTTCCTAAAATTGACCACACTGATCAGTTCCCCACCGCCAATGTTAGAAATAAACTGGATGAAGATTGCTAATTCATTGGAAATTCGGCACAGGCGGCTCATCTTACCCCTGACTCAGTAAATATGGCATCAACATCATCGAGACTGATGTCAGATGGTTGAAAACTTGGAGGCTTATACCCTTTTTTAAACCACTCATCCTCAATGACCTCTGCTATTGAAACACGCTGTTGCAAGGAATCAGGACATAGTTTAGTAGAAGGTATAAGAATAGAAGTGCCATGTCCAGTAAAAAATTTGGGAGGCCAATATTCTTTAAACTAGGAACAATTAAATATCAGAGCAAAAGGAATCATATACTTTGACGGGATTAGGctccaaaatttttttgatgaGCTTCCTTAAGCTGGAGGAGAACCATGGAGGACATGAGAAGTCCGCTCTAAAAATCTAGATCAACAAAGAAAACTTCAATTATCAAGCTGCCATGTTACCACTGATCATGGCAGATCACAAAACCACACCTTATAAAGCAGACATGCCTATTGAATCACTGATATTAAGTTCCTCCTCAACCAAACCGCTATATAAGAACTCACTAAAAGATACATTTACACCCAATACCTGGAAGTATAAAGTTTTTTTGCTTATCTTACTTGAATCAATGATTCTAGGGCCAGCAACCTTTGatgagaaaaaattacaaaatcgGATTGCCAAAATTGTGCCTTGTCATTAAAAAATGTATAATGGAAACTGAAGTTCAGCTCCATAAAATTCTACTAAATATGATGAGATTTCTTACTAATTGGACTCAGTTCACCCAGCATAACAGAAACTACTGGAAGATGGAAATACAAATTTACCTTTTTGTATAGTGCCATGAGGTTGGCTTCTTCAAATGGCAAGTAACCAGCCATTAGGACAAAAAGGATTACCCCACATGACCATAAATCTGCCTTTGCTCCATCATACCCTTTGTCATTAATCACCTGGAAAATGTACAATCCACACTTCAATAAGCTGGAGAAACTGGCGTTAGCAGCAGATTCTGGTATACCTCAGGAGCAACATAATTTGGTGTCCCGCAAGTTGTATGGAGCAATCCATCTTCCTACATCGAAAGAAACATAACGAGTTCATTCTTTAAAATAATTGAGACAAAAAGCGATGGTATTTAATGGCAC
This genomic window contains:
- the LOC116208228 gene encoding uncharacterized protein LOC116208228, whose amino-acid sequence is MQRLTEGSIEYSDHVVVGSKLKELHLSNLRKLEHVWSIADSGRILSFHDLDSVEVKKCGSLKYLFPPSVAKVLYSLSKLVIEDNRRLEDIVTATVNEEVETAADTLEFVFPRATHLRLCGLPGLKSFYQRRHISKWPSLEKLQINHCDSIQNLFSEIDLFQDAPGNGVGSPNSQQTGLFLVDKVSFLYLESLEISEMNRLVTLFPSGTACSFQNLEVLKIGTCSALEVVYEIEENAGSDLSVTKLKKLSLTDLANLQHIWRRDPRGILSFQNLSSVTVMGCSSLGYLFHASVAKALVQLVELEVRDSSLEVVAAEDKGVPPASVLEFVFPRATKLELSDLPQLKSFYPGKYISRWPSLRELMISKSSKVEIFAFDSKKSQAVTRNGNQAEQPLLLVDKGTFSNVETLHMQHNDNMRQIIWSGRHRPNLTCFSSGVHFHFANLTTSES
- the LOC116208308 gene encoding uncharacterized protein LOC116208308; this translates as MESLSIIWHDLLAEKSFDQLRDVKIDHCKKLMRIFPPKTTLERFRNLEKLRIAYCDSLEGVFDIAGRCHDPVIKMSLRALCLSNLPKLLSMCNADIGGTISFDDLKPVQVIACPKLEISRGIAFTLEESQDLEESLDADYSSD
- the LOC116208202 gene encoding CBL-interacting serine/threonine-protein kinase 23-like isoform X1, which produces MASRASTSGRTRVGKYELGRTLGEGTFAKVKLARNAETGESVAIKILEKDKILKHKMIAQIKREISTMKLIRHPNVIRMYEVRQQSIWFFLQSNVMASKTKIYIVLELVTGGELFDKIASKGRLKEDEARKYFQQLINAVDYCHSRGAFHRDLKPENLLLDANGVLKVSDFGLSALAQQVREDGLLHTTCGTPNYVAPEVINDKGYDGAKADLWSCGVILFVLMAGYLPFEEANLMALYKKIFRADFSCPPWFSSSLRKLIKKILEPNPVKRVSIAEVIEDEWFKKGYKPPSFQPSDISLDDVDAIFTESGEPQNLVMERQEYGSITPVTMNAFELISKSQGLNLNTLFEKQMGIIKRETRFTSKCSVDQILAKIEEAATPMGFDVKKNNFKIKLLAETNGRKGHLAVATEIFEMAPSLYMVEVRKSGGDTLEFHKFYKMLSAGLKDIVWKAETIAEESDG
- the LOC116208202 gene encoding CBL-interacting serine/threonine-protein kinase 23-like isoform X2, which translates into the protein MASRASTSGRTRVGKYELGRTLGEGTFAKVKLARNAETGESVAIKILEKDKILKHKMIAQIKREISTMKLIRHPNVIRMYEVMASKTKIYIVLELVTGGELFDKIASKGRLKEDEARKYFQQLINAVDYCHSRGAFHRDLKPENLLLDANGVLKVSDFGLSALAQQVREDGLLHTTCGTPNYVAPEVINDKGYDGAKADLWSCGVILFVLMAGYLPFEEANLMALYKKIFRADFSCPPWFSSSLRKLIKKILEPNPVKRVSIAEVIEDEWFKKGYKPPSFQPSDISLDDVDAIFTESGEPQNLVMERQEYGSITPVTMNAFELISKSQGLNLNTLFEKQMGIIKRETRFTSKCSVDQILAKIEEAATPMGFDVKKNNFKIKLLAETNGRKGHLAVATEIFEMAPSLYMVEVRKSGGDTLEFHKFYKMLSAGLKDIVWKAETIAEESDG
- the LOC116208202 gene encoding CBL-interacting serine/threonine-protein kinase 23-like isoform X3, with translation MAQVMASKTKIYIVLELVTGGELFDKIASKGRLKEDEARKYFQQLINAVDYCHSRGAFHRDLKPENLLLDANGVLKVSDFGLSALAQQVREDGLLHTTCGTPNYVAPEVINDKGYDGAKADLWSCGVILFVLMAGYLPFEEANLMALYKKIFRADFSCPPWFSSSLRKLIKKILEPNPVKRVSIAEVIEDEWFKKGYKPPSFQPSDISLDDVDAIFTESGEPQNLVMERQEYGSITPVTMNAFELISKSQGLNLNTLFEKQMGIIKRETRFTSKCSVDQILAKIEEAATPMGFDVKKNNFKIKLLAETNGRKGHLAVATEIFEMAPSLYMVEVRKSGGDTLEFHKFYKMLSAGLKDIVWKAETIAEESDG